One genomic window of Leptospira paudalimensis includes the following:
- a CDS encoding DUF7424 family protein yields the protein MLAFTKKPVSILFMTTFFFLSCNFESYISLSLEEIQKLIRSKEKKGILFPATIKLEVSGTESCERDKVKITDYVNDYLIEPKEGVCTNDSDKMKTYLEIEGKVKLVNDESLLADDIHLVSFSAFEKDKELKLSLHLNNNSFQSISAFTQREFWAKLEPKDLSIQIYLSNNTNQDMSMNCRSCYLNGTPKPFRGTTNLAKDSEVTVKLSTIFVESILENGYDTVISFQSKENLETQTKNK from the coding sequence ATGTTAGCATTTACCAAAAAACCAGTTTCAATTCTTTTTATGACTACCTTCTTCTTCCTCAGTTGTAATTTTGAGAGTTATATCTCACTATCCTTGGAAGAAATCCAAAAACTCATCCGTTCTAAAGAGAAAAAGGGAATTTTGTTTCCTGCTACCATCAAACTGGAAGTAAGTGGTACCGAAAGTTGTGAACGTGACAAAGTGAAAATCACAGACTATGTAAATGACTACCTCATTGAACCGAAAGAAGGAGTCTGCACCAACGACAGTGACAAAATGAAAACCTATCTGGAAATTGAAGGGAAAGTAAAACTGGTCAACGATGAAAGTCTTCTAGCGGATGACATCCATCTTGTTAGTTTTTCTGCCTTCGAAAAAGACAAAGAACTAAAACTATCCCTCCACCTCAATAATAACAGTTTCCAATCCATTTCCGCATTCACCCAAAGAGAATTTTGGGCAAAATTAGAGCCGAAAGACTTATCTATCCAGATTTACCTTTCCAACAATACAAACCAAGATATGTCGATGAACTGTCGCAGTTGTTATCTCAATGGCACACCTAAACCATTCCGAGGCACAACCAACCTTGCAAAAGATTCCGAAGTCACAGTGAAACTCTCTACTATTTTTGTAGAATCCATACTGGAGAATGGGTATGATACGGTTATTTCGTTCCAGAGCAAAGAGAATCTCGAAACACAAACAAAAAACAAATAG
- a CDS encoding DUF1499 domain-containing protein: protein MEAALGVFFICCMSVLSPFSGVDEGELRGCPPSPNCVSSQSMKYNFVHKVDPIVYSTSREEAYKRISKFFHESENIYISEEKEGEYIRIIFFTKVFRFPDRVEVYFPSDKKEVQVRSQSILGLWDIFANRRRVNSFREILGKVES from the coding sequence ATGGAAGCAGCTTTAGGTGTATTTTTCATTTGTTGTATGAGTGTTCTCAGTCCTTTTTCTGGAGTAGACGAAGGTGAACTCCGAGGTTGTCCACCTTCACCTAACTGTGTTTCGTCGCAAAGTATGAAATACAATTTTGTTCATAAAGTGGATCCGATTGTCTATTCAACCTCTAGAGAAGAGGCATACAAACGAATTTCCAAATTTTTTCACGAGTCAGAAAATATCTACATCAGTGAAGAAAAAGAAGGGGAATACATTCGAATCATCTTTTTTACAAAAGTGTTTCGGTTTCCCGATCGAGTGGAGGTTTACTTTCCAAGTGACAAAAAGGAAGTCCAGGTTAGGTCACAGTCAATCCTTGGCCTTTGGGATATTTTTGCCAACCGAAGGAGGGTGAATTCTTTTCGGGAAATCTTAGGAAAAGTCGAATCATAA
- a CDS encoding HNH endonuclease, translated as MEKFKLRANHIRTLLYEQNFKCFVSGLELNYDNIEIEHIIPLINGGKHELENLCLIDKSLRELKRYKTKEEIIELCKVILQNELQLSNH; from the coding sequence ATGGAAAAGTTTAAACTAAGAGCAAACCACATAAGAACACTACTTTACGAACAAAACTTCAAATGTTTCGTTTCAGGATTAGAGCTAAACTATGATAACATAGAAATAGAGCATATAATACCTCTAATCAATGGAGGAAAACATGAGTTAGAAAATCTATGTTTAATAGATAAGTCTCTAAGAGAACTCAAGAGATACAAAACAAAAGAAGAGATTATAGAATTATGTAAGGTGATTCTCCAAAATGAATTACAATTATCAAATCATTAA
- a CDS encoding alpha/beta hydrolase, protein MKRTFKLISIILFFSLILLFGVAYYFAGLVLYPKVRCNPDHHVYCDGPKELGLEFEEVNITTEDKLNLVSYWIPAKQPKGTILMVHGHGGQRNEGLRFSKSLHQAGYNLLLLSLRRNHGGYATMGGLEQKDVDAALQFLKAKGETRIGIFGFSMGSATSIIAMANHPEIKAGLFSSGYASAMDVLIESAKRDFGIPYYPLIPVVKLVLDYRSGIDMNSIRPIDSIAKIYPRPIAIFHCKMDDYVDYHHAEDLYAKAKEPKRLWAPECNRHERIWNFDPKEAEKRTVSFFTEYLK, encoded by the coding sequence ATGAAACGAACCTTCAAACTTATCTCGATTATTTTGTTTTTTAGTCTCATCCTACTCTTTGGCGTTGCCTATTACTTCGCAGGATTGGTTTTGTACCCAAAGGTTCGTTGTAACCCAGACCATCATGTTTATTGTGACGGACCAAAAGAATTGGGATTGGAATTTGAAGAAGTAAACATCACCACCGAAGACAAATTGAACCTTGTTAGTTACTGGATCCCCGCCAAACAACCTAAAGGCACTATCCTTATGGTGCATGGGCATGGTGGACAAAGGAATGAAGGCCTCCGTTTTTCCAAAAGCCTACACCAAGCAGGTTACAATTTATTACTTCTTAGCCTTCGCAGAAACCATGGTGGATATGCAACAATGGGTGGCCTCGAACAAAAAGATGTAGATGCAGCACTTCAGTTCTTAAAGGCAAAAGGCGAAACGAGAATTGGGATCTTTGGATTTTCCATGGGATCTGCGACAAGTATCATCGCAATGGCAAACCACCCAGAAATCAAAGCAGGTCTTTTTAGCAGCGGGTATGCGAGTGCGATGGATGTTCTTATCGAATCTGCAAAACGTGATTTTGGAATTCCTTACTATCCCCTCATCCCCGTTGTGAAATTGGTATTGGACTACCGAAGTGGAATTGATATGAATTCCATAAGACCGATTGATTCGATCGCTAAAATCTATCCAAGACCAATTGCCATTTTTCATTGTAAGATGGATGATTATGTAGACTACCACCATGCAGAGGACTTATATGCCAAAGCAAAAGAACCAAAACGTTTATGGGCACCTGAATGCAATCGCCACGAACGAATATGGAATTTTGATCCTAAAGAAGCTGAAAAGAGGACTGTTAGTTTTTTTACGGAGTATTTGAAGTAA
- a CDS encoding type I restriction-modification system subunit M codes for MAIKKSELYSSLWKSCDELRGGMDASQYKDYVLVMLFIKYISDKYAGQAFSPITVPKGSSFQDMINLKGKPSIGDDINKKILGPLGEANKISDFPDFNDVNKLGSGKEMVVKLTKLIAIFENPALDFSGNIAEGDDILGDAYEFLMRHFATESGKSKGQFYTPAEVSRIMAKIIHVSSADKSSKTAYDPTCGSGSLLLKVSAEAGKITLYGQEMDVATSSLARMNMILHDNPTAEIKQGNTLANPLYVTDKGELKQFDFFVANPPFSFKAWSNGLDPLNDRYGRFQDFGIPPQKNGDFAFLLHAIRSLKSNGKGAIILPHGVLFRGNAEAEIRKKLIQKGYIEGIIGLPANLFYGTGIPACILVINKEDAESRKDLFIVDASKGFEKDGNKNRLREQDIHKIVDVFTNCIEIPKYSRKVSLKEIAEKEYNLNIPRYIDSSEPEDIQNIEAHLQGGIPEMDVDALSPFWEVYKGLKETLFVPHARKGFYNLKCSKEEIKTKIYEHPEFVKFGNQIETTFTKWKKEQESLCHSIRKNTKPKEFIHNFSESLLSAFSKTPLVDAYDIYQHLMTYWLDTMQDDVYLLVDAGWKVGKETESLGKSKELEGKLIPKSILLDVYFGKEKEAIETWESERDSLNLQLDDLAEEHGGDEGLLSEAKTDKDTITPKSVQARLKQIQSDKEAKEEIELLNQYLSVANQVSELNSKIKQAQSNLQAKLQDRYQSLKETEIKSLVVDSKWFAKLKEDVHSERNRISQTLSKRIKELAERYEQPLQDLEKTTKDLEAKVKGHLAKMGFGI; via the coding sequence ATGGCAATCAAAAAATCGGAATTATACTCATCTCTTTGGAAATCTTGCGACGAACTTCGTGGTGGGATGGATGCATCACAATACAAGGATTATGTTCTTGTGATGCTGTTTATCAAATACATCTCGGATAAATATGCAGGACAGGCTTTCTCTCCCATTACGGTTCCTAAGGGTAGCTCTTTTCAAGATATGATCAACCTTAAAGGAAAGCCAAGTATTGGTGACGATATCAATAAGAAGATACTGGGACCCCTCGGTGAGGCGAACAAAATCTCTGATTTTCCTGATTTTAACGATGTAAATAAATTGGGCAGTGGAAAAGAGATGGTGGTAAAGTTGACAAAGCTTATTGCTATTTTTGAAAATCCTGCTCTCGACTTTTCGGGTAATATAGCTGAAGGTGATGATATTTTAGGTGATGCATATGAGTTTCTCATGAGGCATTTTGCTACCGAAAGTGGTAAGAGTAAGGGTCAGTTTTATACACCTGCGGAAGTGAGTAGGATTATGGCAAAAATCATCCATGTGTCCTCTGCTGATAAATCTAGCAAAACTGCTTATGACCCCACATGCGGATCGGGTTCGCTCCTACTCAAAGTGTCTGCTGAGGCAGGTAAAATCACTCTCTATGGGCAGGAGATGGACGTGGCAACGTCTTCACTTGCCAGAATGAATATGATCCTCCATGACAATCCTACAGCAGAGATCAAACAAGGGAACACACTTGCCAATCCTTTATATGTAACAGACAAAGGGGAACTCAAACAATTTGATTTCTTTGTCGCCAATCCACCGTTTTCCTTTAAGGCATGGAGCAATGGTCTTGATCCCTTAAACGACCGTTATGGGAGATTTCAGGATTTTGGAATTCCCCCTCAGAAGAATGGAGACTTTGCCTTTTTACTCCATGCCATTCGGAGTTTGAAAAGCAATGGTAAGGGTGCGATCATTCTCCCCCATGGTGTTTTGTTTCGGGGGAATGCAGAAGCCGAGATTCGTAAAAAACTGATCCAAAAGGGTTATATCGAAGGGATCATTGGACTTCCTGCCAACTTGTTTTATGGAACTGGGATTCCTGCTTGTATCCTTGTAATCAACAAAGAAGACGCTGAGTCTAGAAAAGACCTCTTCATTGTGGATGCTTCCAAGGGATTTGAAAAAGACGGAAACAAAAATCGACTTCGGGAACAAGACATTCATAAGATTGTGGATGTCTTTACCAATTGCATCGAAATTCCAAAATACAGCCGTAAGGTGAGTCTGAAAGAGATTGCTGAGAAAGAATACAATCTAAATATCCCTCGTTATATTGATAGCAGTGAACCTGAAGACATCCAAAACATAGAAGCCCATTTGCAAGGTGGGATTCCTGAAATGGATGTGGATGCCCTATCTCCTTTTTGGGAAGTCTATAAAGGTCTAAAAGAGACCTTATTTGTTCCCCATGCACGGAAAGGCTTTTATAATCTAAAGTGTAGTAAGGAAGAGATCAAAACAAAAATCTACGAACATCCTGAGTTTGTAAAGTTTGGAAACCAAATTGAAACTACCTTTACCAAGTGGAAGAAGGAACAGGAAAGTCTTTGTCATTCTATTAGAAAGAATACCAAACCAAAAGAGTTTATCCATAACTTTAGTGAAAGTCTACTTTCTGCTTTTTCTAAAACACCTCTTGTGGATGCGTATGATATCTACCAACACCTAATGACATATTGGTTGGATACCATGCAAGACGATGTGTATCTCCTCGTGGACGCAGGATGGAAGGTTGGAAAGGAAACAGAATCCCTTGGCAAGTCCAAAGAGTTGGAAGGAAAACTGATTCCTAAATCAATTCTATTAGATGTGTATTTTGGAAAGGAAAAAGAGGCAATTGAAACTTGGGAGTCGGAACGAGATAGTCTCAATTTGCAATTGGATGATCTAGCAGAAGAACATGGTGGCGATGAGGGACTCTTGTCTGAGGCAAAAACCGACAAAGACACGATCACACCTAAGTCAGTGCAGGCTCGCTTGAAACAAATTCAATCGGACAAAGAAGCCAAGGAAGAAATCGAACTCCTCAACCAATATCTATCGGTGGCAAACCAAGTCTCTGAACTGAATTCCAAAATCAAACAAGCCCAATCTAATTTGCAAGCGAAACTACAAGATCGTTACCAAAGCTTAAAAGAAACCGAAATCAAATCCCTTGTGGTCGATTCCAAATGGTTTGCCAAACTTAAGGAAGATGTCCACTCCGAACGAAATCGCATCAGCCAAACACTGTCCAAACGAATCAAAGAACTTGCGGAACGGTATGAACAACCCTTGCAGGATTTGGAGAAAACAACTAAAGACCTAGAAGCAAAGGTGAAAGGTCATTTGGCTAAGATGGGGTTTGGCATATGA
- a CDS encoding type 1 glutamine amidotransferase family protein yields the protein MKSKIVIILLVIFNVSCVNWGDYRDLRLDPQIVTSEDVLVKGRSCSILLVPPVPRLDVAIKNALEQSPGKRGIKNPIIKDEYFFFIRCMTVEGYATEAF from the coding sequence ATGAAAAGTAAAATTGTTATTATTTTGTTAGTAATTTTTAATGTTTCCTGTGTTAATTGGGGTGATTACCGAGATTTGAGACTCGATCCTCAAATAGTAACAAGTGAAGACGTTTTGGTAAAGGGAAGAAGTTGTTCAATTTTATTAGTTCCTCCTGTGCCAAGGCTGGACGTTGCAATCAAAAATGCTCTTGAACAGTCTCCAGGAAAACGTGGTATTAAGAATCCTATAATCAAGGACGAATATTTTTTCTTTATCAGGTGTATGACAGTTGAAGGATACGCAACTGAAGCTTTTTAA